Proteins encoded by one window of Sphaerodactylus townsendi isolate TG3544 linkage group LG02, MPM_Stown_v2.3, whole genome shotgun sequence:
- the CMKLR2 gene encoding chemerin-like receptor 2, with the protein MSLDDVTQYEDLDNFTYYFESYEEEEVPQSSLSDAHIISLVLHSLAFLLGVPGNAIVIWIMGFKWDKTVTSLWFLNLAIADFIFVLFLPLYITYVAMGFHWPFGRWLCKVNSFIALLNMFASVFFLTAISLDRYVHLIHPVCSYRYRTIRNTCILIAIIWTLAAIIGSPALYFRDTLTLSNNFTFCFNNFHPHNVVLTHHVLTWVRFFLGYLFPILTMIICYSFLFVKVKKSAVFTSRRLFWTVLAVVVAFFVCWTPYHIFSIIELTIHHNNDFHVLLRDAIPLTVGFAFINSCLNPILYVLLSKKLRSCFQVTFSELVKYTLWEVSRSGTVSEQVWSSVNLQQYETPEAKNPPSETAQ; encoded by the coding sequence ATGTCGCTGGATGACGTCACGCAGTATGAAGATCTCGACAACTTCACATACTACTTTGAGAGTTACGAAGAAGAGGAGGTGCCTCAGTCCTCTCTCAGTGACGCGCACATCATTTCTCTTGTGCTGCACAGCTTAGCTTTTCTCCTAGGAGTGCCTGGCAACGCCATCGTCATCTGGATCATGGGCTTCAAGTGGGATAAGACGGTCACTTCCCTCTGGTTCCTCAACCTTGCCATTGCGGACTTCATCTTTGTCCTTTTCTTGCCCCTCTACATCACCTATGTGGCCATGGGCTTCCACTGGCCATTTGGGAGATGGCTGTGCAAAGTTAACTCCTTCATCGCCTTGCTCAACATGTTTGCCAGTGTCTTCTTCCTTACAGCCATCAGCCTCGACCGCTATGTCCATCTGATCCACCCCGTCTGCTCCTACAGATATCGAACGATCAGAAACACTTGTATCCTGATCGCGATCATTTGGACCTTGGCCGCCATCATTGGAAGCCCCGCCTTGTATTTCAGAGATACACTAACTCTGTCTAACAATTTCACCTTTTGCTTCAATAACTTTCACCCGCACAACGTTGTCCTAACGCACCACGTTCTCACCTGGGTGAGGTTCTTCCTTGGCTATCTCTTTCCTATCCTAACCATGATCATTTGTTACTCCTTTCTCTTTGTCAAGGTGAAAAAGAGTGCTGTCTTTACTTCCAGGAGGCTCTTCTGGACTGTCCTGGCCGTggtggttgccttctttgtttgcTGGACCCCGTACCATATCTTTAGCATTATTGAGCTCACCATTCATCATAACAATGACTTCCACGTTTTGCTTCGGGACGCCATTCCTCTGACCGTTGGCTTTGCTTTCATCAATAGTTGTCTTAACCCAATCCTTTATGTCCTGCTCAGCAAGAAGCTCCGGTCCTGCTTTCAGGTGACGTTTTCAGAACTGGTGAAGTACACGCTGTGGGAGGTCAGCCGGTCGGGGACAGTCAGCGAACAAGTTTGGAGCTCTGTGAATCTGCAGCAGTACGAAACCCCCGAGGCGAAAAATCCTCCCAGTGAAACTGCTCAGTGA
- the EEF1B2 gene encoding elongation factor 1-beta, whose protein sequence is MGFGDLKSSAGLKLLNDFLADKSYIEGYVPSQADIAVFEVVGTPPPSELFHALRWYNHIKSYEKQKSSLPGVKKALGKYGPADVEDATGTGGDGKDDDDIDLFGSDEEEESEDAKRLREERLAQYESKKAKKPTLIAKSSLLLDVKPWDDETDMAKLEECVRSIQADGLVWGSSKLVPVGYGIKKLQIQCVVEDDKVGTDMLEEKITAFEDFVQSMDVAAFNKI, encoded by the exons ATGGGCTTCGGGGACCTGAAATCTTCCGCGGGGCTGAAGCTCCTCAACGATTTCCTAGCAGACAAGAGCTACATTGAGGG GTATGTCCCATCCCAGGCTGACATCGCAGTGTTTGAAGTGGTTggaacccctcctccttctgagCTGTTTCATGCCCTCAGGTGGTACAACCATATTAAATCTTATGAGAAGCAGAAGTCAAG TCTGCCTGGAGTGAAGAAGGCTTTGGGGAAATACGGCCCTGCAGATGTTGAAGATGCCACGGGTACCGGTGGAGATGGCAAAGACGATGATGACATCGATCTCTTCGGCTCTGATGAAGAGGAG GAAAGTGAAGATGCGAAAAGGTTAAGGGAGGAGCGGCTTGCCCAATACGAATCAAAGAAAGCCAAAA AACCAACGCTCATCGCCAAGTCCTCTCTCTTGCTGGATGTGAAACCTTGGGACGATGAGACAGACATGGCCAAATTGGAGGAGTGTGTCAGAAGCATTCAGGCTGACGGCCTAGTCTGGGGATCTT CCAAACTGGTTCCAGTCGGTTACGGAATCAAGAAGCTTCAAATTCAGTGCGTAGTTGAAGATGATAAAGTTGGAACTGATATGCTGGAAGAGAAGATCACCGCTTTTGAAGATTTCGTACAATCAATGGATGTAGCTGCTTTCAACAAAATCTAA